From Camelina sativa cultivar DH55 chromosome 7, Cs, whole genome shotgun sequence, one genomic window encodes:
- the LOC109125388 gene encoding uncharacterized protein LOC109125388 has translation MVTVSYKPVHSAGIHLVSKKLMKAIIMYVTLIMVFFTFAILKTNAQEIIISYDALGQDHAWGCSPKYPNLPACQKQRVNP, from the exons ATGGTTACAG TAAGCTATAAGCCCGTGCATAGCGCGGGTATTCATCTAGTGTCTAAGAAATTAATGAAGGCTATAATTATGTATGTGACTCTTATTATGGTGTTCTTCACGTTTGCAATACTCAAGACCAATGcacaagaaataataataagttatgACGCTCTCGGTCAAGATCATGCATGGGGATGTAGTCCAAAGTATCCTAATTTACCAGCTTGTCAGAAACAAAGGGTCAATCCCTAG
- the LOC104700176 gene encoding ubiquitin-conjugating enzyme E2 D2-like, translated as MICFRGLKFGRFFTTRNSGKISPATVSKLSEKRLWNEFQEEDHILKVHVSSWLPSPENVFRWEATINGPTGCPYEKGVFALSVHIPTKYPFEPPKITFKTKMFHPNISQRGEIFVDILRSGWSSALTIKVVLLSICSILSNPVEPFLVRNHAARLYGKDRNAYVKVAREWTVKYAKGGLV; from the exons ATGATTTGTTTCCGAGGCTTAAAGTTTGGTAGATTCTTCACCACCAGGAACTCCGGTAAAATATCTCCGGCCACCGTCTCAAAATTATCGGAGAAAAGATTGTGGAACGAAtttcaagaagaagatcacATCCTAAAGGTCCACGTAAGCTCTTGGTTACCTTCGCCAGAAAATGTTTTCCGGTGGGAAGCTACCATCAACGGCCCGACGGGGTGCCCTTATGAAAAAGGAGTGTTCGCCCTCTCCGTTCACATCCCAACAAAATATCCTTTTGAACCACCCAAAATCACATTCAAGACCAAG ATGTTTCATCCTAATATAAGCCAAAGAGGAGAAATCTTTGTTGATATATTGAGATCAGGGTGGTCATCAGCGTTGACCATCAAAGTGGTACTGCTTTCTATATGTTCGATTTTATCGAACCCGGTTGAACCGTTTTTGGTTCGCAATCATGCCGCGAGACTGTACGGGAAAGACCGGAATGCTTACGTGAAAGTTGCACGAGAATGGACTGTGAAGTACGCAAAGGGAGGATTAGTTTGA